One Streptomyces hundungensis DNA segment encodes these proteins:
- a CDS encoding phosphatidylinositol-specific phospholipase C, whose protein sequence is MELTRRHLILGAAALSATALLPGAAPATAATRLSADPARWMAALPDSLSLLRMTIPGTHDSCCTDPNNGTEWSHTQNWGLTQQLQQGVRFFDIRANGLQGHLGDAFGIYHGAYYQGMTFGDVLVQSAAFLDSHPGEVLLMRLKKENGTNNDVGANFTDVLDVYLDQKGWRSRFLLTDRVPTLGEARGKIVLIAQFDNDWPVLQWPGGDNGFLSNQYIKLQDVYQGLSWPSKKTAKVTQQFDNAFYDQNSAQLYINFTSYAGGGWPKVNADAIMPGVQNYLTARLSERTHLGVVPMDFPDFHADTLRTLIDWNAH, encoded by the coding sequence ATGGAACTCACCCGCAGACACCTCATACTGGGCGCCGCCGCCCTGTCCGCGACCGCGCTCCTGCCGGGCGCGGCCCCCGCCACCGCGGCGACCCGCCTCAGCGCCGACCCCGCCCGCTGGATGGCCGCGCTGCCCGACAGCCTCTCCCTGCTGCGCATGACGATCCCCGGCACCCACGACTCCTGCTGCACCGACCCGAACAACGGCACCGAGTGGTCGCACACCCAGAACTGGGGCCTGACCCAGCAGTTGCAGCAGGGCGTCCGCTTCTTCGACATCCGCGCCAACGGGCTCCAGGGCCATCTCGGCGACGCGTTCGGGATCTACCACGGCGCGTACTACCAGGGCATGACCTTCGGCGACGTGCTCGTCCAGAGCGCCGCCTTCCTCGACAGCCACCCCGGCGAAGTCCTGCTGATGCGGCTCAAGAAGGAGAACGGGACCAACAACGACGTCGGCGCGAACTTCACCGACGTCCTCGACGTCTACCTCGACCAGAAGGGCTGGCGCTCCCGCTTCCTGCTGACCGACCGGGTGCCCACGCTCGGCGAGGCGCGCGGAAAGATCGTGCTGATCGCCCAGTTCGACAACGACTGGCCGGTGCTGCAATGGCCCGGCGGCGACAACGGGTTCCTCTCCAACCAGTACATCAAGCTCCAGGACGTCTACCAGGGCCTGTCCTGGCCGTCGAAGAAGACCGCCAAGGTCACCCAGCAGTTCGACAACGCCTTCTACGACCAGAACTCCGCCCAGCTCTACATCAACTTCACCAGCTACGCGGGCGGCGGCTGGCCCAAGGTCAACGCGGACGCGATCATGCCCGGCGTCCAGAACTATCTGACCGCGCGCCTGAGCGAGCGGACCCATCTGGGCGTGGTGCCCATGGACTTCCCCGACTTCCACGCGGACACCCTGCGCACCCTGATCGACTGGAACGCGCACTGA
- a CDS encoding class I adenylate-forming enzyme family protein — MTGTAHALGSSRTLWELIERRAELTPDRPVLLQGDRVLTFGALRERCERVAAGLYGMGVRAGTVVAWQLPTRIETAVLSFALARLGAVQSPVIPYYREREVGFALRESKAEFFAVPGSWRGYDHTALAHRLGARGVFEAYGQLPEGDPGLLPPPPDDGTSVRWVYWTSGTTSDPKGVLHTDRSLIAGGSCLAHALRLTAADVGSMAFPFAHIAGPDYTVMLLLYGFPAVMFEHFALPDALAEYRRHKVTVAGGSTAFYSMFLAEQRKRPGEKVIPTLRLLAGGGAPKPPEIYHAVVREMGVQLTHGYGMTEVPMITMGSPDDTAENLATTEGCPPPGMEIRITDEAGRAVAPGLDGEVRLRGEAVCRGYLDRAQSEAAFDAEGFLVTGDVGHVKESGHLVLTGRIKDIIIRKGENISAKEIEDLLHTHPAVGDVAVIGLPDAERGELVCAVVEQPPGASELTLRALAAFLRAQGLSVHKVPERLEVVAALPRNEALRKVLKYKLRERFGGA; from the coding sequence ATGACCGGCACCGCACACGCACTGGGCTCATCGCGCACGCTCTGGGAGCTGATCGAGCGCCGCGCCGAGCTCACCCCGGACCGCCCGGTCCTGCTCCAGGGCGACCGCGTCCTCACCTTCGGCGCCCTGCGCGAGCGCTGCGAACGGGTCGCGGCGGGCCTGTACGGCATGGGGGTGCGGGCGGGGACGGTGGTGGCCTGGCAGCTGCCCACCCGGATCGAGACGGCGGTGCTCTCCTTCGCCCTGGCCCGGCTCGGCGCGGTCCAGTCCCCGGTGATCCCCTACTACCGCGAGCGCGAGGTGGGCTTCGCGCTGCGCGAGTCGAAGGCGGAGTTCTTCGCGGTGCCGGGGAGCTGGCGCGGCTACGACCACACCGCGCTTGCGCATCGGCTGGGCGCCCGGGGCGTCTTCGAGGCGTACGGCCAACTGCCCGAAGGGGACCCGGGGTTGCTGCCGCCGCCCCCGGACGACGGCACGTCCGTGCGGTGGGTCTACTGGACCTCCGGCACCACCTCGGATCCCAAGGGCGTCCTGCACACCGACCGCTCCCTGATCGCGGGCGGCTCCTGCCTCGCCCACGCCCTGCGCCTCACCGCCGCCGACGTGGGCTCGATGGCCTTCCCCTTCGCCCACATCGCCGGCCCCGACTACACGGTGATGCTGCTCCTTTACGGCTTCCCCGCCGTGATGTTCGAGCACTTCGCGCTGCCGGACGCGCTGGCCGAGTACCGGCGTCACAAGGTGACGGTGGCCGGCGGGTCGACCGCCTTCTACTCGATGTTCCTTGCCGAACAGCGCAAGCGGCCCGGCGAGAAGGTCATCCCCACCCTGCGGCTGCTCGCGGGCGGCGGCGCCCCGAAGCCACCCGAGATCTACCACGCGGTCGTCCGCGAGATGGGCGTCCAGCTCACCCACGGATACGGCATGACGGAAGTCCCTATGATCACCATGGGCTCCCCCGACGACACCGCCGAGAACCTGGCCACCACCGAGGGGTGCCCGCCGCCCGGCATGGAGATCCGCATCACCGACGAGGCGGGCCGGGCGGTCGCGCCCGGGCTGGACGGCGAGGTGCGGCTGCGCGGCGAGGCGGTGTGCCGGGGCTATCTCGACCGGGCCCAGTCCGAGGCCGCCTTCGACGCGGAGGGCTTCCTCGTCACCGGTGACGTGGGGCATGTGAAGGAGTCCGGGCACCTCGTCCTGACCGGGCGGATCAAGGACATCATCATCCGCAAGGGCGAGAACATCTCCGCCAAGGAGATCGAGGACCTGCTCCACACCCATCCCGCGGTGGGGGACGTGGCCGTGATCGGCCTGCCCGACGCCGAACGCGGCGAGTTGGTCTGCGCCGTCGTCGAACAGCCGCCGGGTGCAAGCGAGTTGACTTTGCGTGCGCTCGCCGCCTTCCTGCGCGCACAGGGGCTCTCGGTGCACAAGGTGCCCGAGCGCCTGGAGGTCGTGGCGGCGCTGCCGAGGAACGAGGCGCTGCGCAAGGTCCTGAAATACAAGTTGCGGGAGCGGTTCGGCGGGGCATGA
- a CDS encoding amidohydrolase family protein yields the protein MTELPRIVSVDDHVIEPAHLFDVWLPAKYRERGPRPLTAGIGELAYVAGKYQITMDPDGPPTDWWIYEDLKFPYKRNIAAVGFDRDEMTLEGITRAEMRRGCWDPKARLDDMDLNHVEASLCFPTFPRFCGQTFAEAHDKEVALACVRAYNDWMVEEWCGDSGGRLIPLCIVPLWDIDLAVAEIRRNAARGVRAVTFSEIPTHLGLPSIHCGYWDPFFAVCQETETVVNMHIGSSSQMPAASPDAPPAVQASLSFNNAMASMMDFLFSGVLVKFPTLKLAYSEGQMGWIPYALERADDVWEEHRAWGGVRDLIPEPPSTYYYRQIFCCFFRDKHGVASLDVVGRDNATFETDYPHVDSTFPHTKEVALDHMKGLDDETVHKLMRGNAIRMLGLDLDRSR from the coding sequence ATGACCGAACTGCCGCGGATCGTCAGCGTCGACGACCATGTGATCGAGCCGGCCCACCTCTTCGACGTCTGGCTGCCCGCCAAGTACCGCGAGCGCGGGCCGCGGCCGCTGACCGCCGGCATCGGCGAACTGGCCTATGTGGCGGGGAAGTACCAGATCACCATGGACCCGGACGGGCCGCCCACGGACTGGTGGATCTACGAGGACCTGAAGTTCCCGTACAAGCGCAACATCGCCGCCGTCGGCTTCGACCGGGACGAGATGACCCTCGAAGGCATCACCCGCGCCGAGATGCGGCGCGGCTGCTGGGACCCCAAGGCGCGCCTGGACGACATGGACCTCAACCACGTCGAGGCCTCCCTCTGCTTCCCCACCTTCCCGCGCTTTTGCGGCCAGACCTTCGCCGAGGCCCACGACAAGGAGGTCGCCCTCGCCTGTGTGCGGGCCTACAACGACTGGATGGTGGAGGAGTGGTGCGGCGACAGCGGCGGCCGGCTGATCCCGCTGTGCATCGTCCCGCTGTGGGACATCGACCTCGCGGTCGCCGAGATCCGGCGCAACGCCGCGCGCGGGGTGCGCGCGGTGACGTTCTCCGAGATCCCGACCCACCTCGGCCTGCCGTCCATCCACTGCGGCTACTGGGACCCGTTCTTCGCGGTGTGCCAGGAGACGGAAACCGTGGTCAACATGCACATCGGCAGCAGCTCCCAGATGCCCGCCGCCTCCCCCGACGCACCACCCGCCGTGCAGGCCTCGCTCAGCTTCAACAACGCGATGGCCTCGATGATGGACTTCCTCTTCAGCGGCGTCCTCGTCAAGTTCCCCACCCTCAAACTCGCCTACAGCGAAGGGCAGATGGGCTGGATCCCGTACGCCCTGGAGCGGGCCGACGACGTCTGGGAGGAGCACCGCGCCTGGGGCGGGGTCCGCGATCTGATCCCCGAGCCGCCGTCCACGTACTACTACCGGCAGATCTTCTGCTGCTTCTTCCGCGACAAGCACGGGGTGGCGTCCCTGGACGTGGTCGGCCGTGACAACGCGACCTTCGAGACGGACTATCCGCACGTCGACTCGACCTTCCCGCACACCAAGGAGGTCGCCCTCGACCACATGAAGGGCCTCGACGACGAGACGGTCCACAAACTGATGCGGGGCAACGCCATCCGCATGCTCGGCCTCGACCTCGACCGGTCCCGCTGA
- a CDS encoding acyl-CoA dehydrogenase family protein has translation MDLTYTEEEEAFRAGLRTWLSRALPQLPPRPDPLDWPGRRAYDTTWQRMLYDAGYAGLHWPEEAGGRGATPTQHLIFLEETERAGAPYVGANFVGLLHAGPTIAAEGTPEQRARWLPPVLRGDEIWCQGFSEPDAGSDLAALRTRAVRDGDDYVVTGSKIWTSHAEVADWCELLVRTEPVSESVPKHRGITWLAMPMDAPGITVRPLRTLAGSTEFAEVFLDEVRVPAAHRVGAENDGWRVTMVTLSFERGTAFVGEVVACRRTLAELAAAAKANGRWDDATVRRQLGSLNAEFTALWRLTQWNVSAAGRGGGVPGVGGSVFKLRYSHARQELYDTAARVLGPDCLDLDRDWTLDRLSSLSYTIAAGTSQIQRNIVAERILGLPKGR, from the coding sequence ATGGACCTGACGTACACCGAGGAGGAAGAGGCCTTCCGGGCCGGCCTGCGCACCTGGCTGTCCCGCGCACTGCCCCAACTCCCGCCCAGACCCGACCCGTTGGACTGGCCGGGACGCCGCGCCTACGACACCACCTGGCAGCGGATGCTGTACGACGCCGGGTACGCGGGGCTGCACTGGCCCGAGGAGGCCGGGGGCCGGGGCGCCACACCCACCCAGCACCTGATCTTCCTGGAGGAGACCGAGCGGGCGGGCGCGCCCTACGTGGGCGCCAACTTCGTGGGGCTGCTGCACGCCGGACCCACCATCGCCGCCGAAGGCACCCCCGAGCAGCGGGCCCGCTGGCTGCCACCGGTGCTGCGCGGCGACGAGATCTGGTGCCAGGGCTTCAGCGAACCGGACGCCGGATCCGATCTGGCGGCGCTGCGCACCCGAGCGGTCCGGGACGGTGACGACTACGTCGTGACCGGCTCCAAGATCTGGACCTCGCACGCCGAAGTCGCCGACTGGTGCGAGCTGTTGGTGCGCACGGAGCCCGTCAGCGAGAGCGTCCCCAAGCACCGGGGCATCACCTGGCTCGCGATGCCGATGGACGCTCCCGGCATCACGGTGCGGCCGCTGCGCACCCTGGCGGGATCGACCGAGTTCGCCGAGGTGTTCCTCGACGAGGTGCGCGTCCCGGCCGCCCACCGGGTCGGCGCGGAGAACGACGGCTGGCGGGTCACCATGGTGACGCTCTCCTTCGAACGCGGCACCGCCTTCGTGGGCGAGGTGGTGGCCTGCCGCCGGACCCTCGCCGAACTCGCGGCGGCGGCCAAGGCCAACGGCCGCTGGGACGACGCCACGGTCAGACGCCAACTGGGCTCGCTGAACGCCGAGTTCACGGCGCTGTGGCGACTGACGCAGTGGAACGTGAGCGCGGCCGGACGCGGCGGCGGGGTGCCCGGCGTCGGCGGCTCCGTCTTCAAGCTCCGCTATTCGCACGCCCGCCAGGAGCTGTACGACACCGCCGCCCGGGTGCTGGGCCCCGACTGCCTCGACCTCGACCGCGACTGGACCCTGGACCGGCTCTCCTCCCTCTCGTACACCATCGCCGCCGGCACCTCGCAGATCCAGCGGAACATCGTCGCCGAGCGCATCCTCGGCCTGCCCAAGGGGCGCTGA
- a CDS encoding acyl-CoA dehydrogenase family protein gives MDFQLAEEQRALKSGMRELLAARFDRDALRAAVDRPAVDRALWRALGEAGFFALRLSEKEGGVGLGLPEAALLFEEAGRALLPGPLVATHLAAREVPGAATGETVVTRVDGPLVAWLDQADLVQGDAVDATPIRSLDPLTPLHRTTGTRTDAPHEAVLLTAAEQLGSAARTTELAVQHARQRAQFGQAVGAFQAVKHLCADMLVRTEVARAAVYAAAVTGDPYEIAGAKLLADEAAVRCARDCLQVHGGMGFTWEADVHLHLKRAWVRSEQWQSAEQAAEALAAAL, from the coding sequence ATGGACTTCCAACTCGCCGAGGAACAGCGGGCGTTGAAGTCCGGCATGCGCGAACTCCTCGCGGCCCGGTTCGACCGGGACGCCCTGCGGGCCGCGGTGGACAGGCCCGCGGTCGATCGCGCGCTGTGGCGGGCGCTCGGCGAGGCCGGGTTCTTCGCGCTGCGGCTGTCCGAAAAGGAGGGCGGGGTCGGCCTCGGGCTGCCCGAGGCGGCGCTCCTCTTCGAGGAGGCGGGACGGGCGCTGCTTCCGGGCCCGCTGGTGGCGACCCACCTCGCGGCCCGCGAGGTGCCGGGGGCGGCGACCGGCGAGACGGTGGTGACCCGCGTCGACGGCCCGCTCGTCGCCTGGCTCGACCAGGCCGACCTCGTCCAGGGCGACGCCGTGGACGCGACCCCGATCCGCTCCCTCGACCCGCTCACCCCACTGCACCGCACCACCGGAACCCGTACGGACGCCCCGCACGAGGCCGTCCTGCTGACCGCCGCGGAACAACTGGGCAGCGCGGCCCGCACCACCGAGCTCGCGGTCCAACACGCCCGGCAGCGCGCCCAGTTCGGGCAGGCCGTCGGAGCCTTCCAGGCGGTCAAGCACCTCTGCGCCGACATGCTGGTCCGCACGGAAGTGGCCCGGGCCGCGGTGTACGCGGCGGCCGTGACCGGGGACCCGTACGAGATCGCCGGGGCCAAGCTCCTCGCCGACGAGGCGGCCGTGCGGTGCGCCCGGGACTGTCTCCAGGTGCACGGCGGCATGGGCTTCACCTGGGAGGCCGATGTGCATCTGCACCTCAAGCGGGCCTGGGTGCGGTCCGAGCAGTGGCAGTCGGCGGAGCAGGCCGCCGAGGCGCTCGCCGCGGCCCTGTAG
- a CDS encoding ATP-binding protein, translating into MQVLQVQLEVGPDPAEVGRARKWARSRLAGCGIGLDEPVAETLILLISELVTNAVVHTGCPAVLRMLLGPAEGGTVRVEVADRSCCPPKPRHALGDDTNGRGLELVDGLADRWGWRAEGVGKSIWCEVDRAAPGEPPAPERSGHSGLKECSGRTDGAYANETYDPPRAVTNTA; encoded by the coding sequence GTGCAGGTGCTTCAGGTTCAATTGGAGGTCGGGCCGGATCCCGCCGAGGTGGGCCGGGCCCGGAAGTGGGCGCGCTCGCGACTGGCGGGCTGTGGGATAGGGCTCGATGAACCGGTCGCCGAGACGTTGATCCTGCTGATCTCGGAGCTCGTCACCAACGCCGTGGTGCACACGGGCTGTCCGGCGGTGCTGAGGATGCTGCTCGGCCCGGCCGAGGGCGGCACCGTACGGGTCGAGGTGGCCGACCGCAGCTGTTGTCCCCCCAAGCCCCGCCACGCCCTCGGTGACGACACCAACGGGCGCGGGCTCGAACTCGTCGACGGGCTCGCCGACCGCTGGGGCTGGCGGGCCGAGGGCGTCGGCAAGTCCATCTGGTGCGAGGTGGACCGCGCCGCGCCCGGGGAGCCTCCGGCGCCGGAGCGTTCGGGGCACTCGGGGCTCAAGGAGTGTTCGGGGCGCACGGACGGGGCGTACGCGAACGAGACATACGATCCCCCACGCGCTGTCACAAATACCGCATAG
- a CDS encoding cyclase family protein, translating to MSLPPEFHDIAKRVNNWGRWGSDDERGTLNHITDAVVREAVAEVRSGLRVPLALPLRQDGVQTGVIPGRINPLHTMVQINQEIFGPGTVACSDDAVTFGLQAATHWDALTHVSHSGRIYNGRPAATVTAHGGAEFSGIDTTGPVLARGVLLDVARAKGVDRLPGGHAVTPEDLDEAEEFAGVTVRAGDIVLVRTGQIQVYLAGDKPAYGYPSPGLSVRTPEWFHARDVAAVANDTLTFEIFPPEFEELWLPVHALDLVEMGMLQGQNWNLEALSTACAEAARHAFLLSAMPEPFVGATGTPVAPVAVL from the coding sequence ATGTCACTGCCGCCCGAGTTCCACGACATCGCCAAACGCGTGAACAACTGGGGCCGTTGGGGCTCCGACGACGAGCGGGGCACCCTCAACCACATCACCGACGCCGTCGTCCGGGAGGCCGTCGCCGAGGTCCGCTCGGGGCTGCGCGTCCCGCTCGCGCTGCCACTGCGGCAGGACGGCGTACAGACCGGGGTGATCCCCGGCCGGATCAACCCGCTGCACACCATGGTCCAGATCAACCAGGAGATCTTCGGCCCCGGCACGGTCGCGTGCAGCGACGACGCGGTGACCTTCGGCCTCCAGGCCGCCACCCACTGGGACGCCCTGACCCATGTCTCGCACTCGGGCAGGATCTACAACGGCCGCCCGGCCGCCACCGTCACCGCGCACGGCGGCGCCGAGTTCAGCGGCATCGACACGACGGGGCCCGTCCTCGCGCGCGGGGTCCTGCTGGACGTCGCCCGCGCCAAGGGAGTCGACCGGCTCCCCGGCGGCCACGCGGTCACCCCCGAGGACCTCGACGAGGCCGAGGAGTTCGCGGGGGTCACCGTGCGCGCCGGTGACATCGTGCTGGTGCGCACCGGGCAGATCCAGGTGTATCTGGCCGGGGACAAGCCCGCCTACGGCTATCCGTCGCCGGGGCTCTCGGTGCGGACCCCCGAGTGGTTCCACGCGCGGGACGTCGCGGCCGTCGCCAACGACACCCTCACCTTCGAGATCTTCCCGCCCGAGTTCGAGGAGCTGTGGCTTCCCGTCCACGCCCTGGACCTGGTGGAGATGGGCATGCTCCAGGGCCAGAACTGGAATCTGGAGGCCCTGTCCACCGCCTGCGCCGAGGCCGCGCGCCACGCGTTCCTGCTGAGCGCCATGCCGGAGCCGTTCGTGGGGGCGACCGGCACCCCGGTCGCGCCGGTGGCCGTCCTGTAG
- a CDS encoding SDR family NAD(P)-dependent oxidoreductase: MGNFLAGKVIAVTGAGRGIGRAVALAAAAEGARVVVNDYGVSIDGAEPSSEVADAVVKEILAAGGEAVAVADDVSTMAGGRHIVDTALARYGRIDGVVCVAGILRERMLFNMSEQEWDPVLATHLKGTFTVFRAASAVMRKQGSGTLIGFTSGNHQGSVAQANYSAAKGGIISLVRSAALGLHKYGVTANAVAPLARTRMSANVPMELKEMGSPEDVAALVVYLLSSRAHDEGITGQVYTIAGPKIAVWAQPRELRAGYAEGAWTPERIADFLPGTVGVDPMPMLAQLEAMARAASEGARPNA; this comes from the coding sequence GTGGGGAACTTCTTGGCAGGCAAGGTCATCGCCGTGACGGGGGCCGGCCGGGGCATCGGCCGCGCCGTCGCGCTCGCCGCGGCCGCCGAGGGGGCGCGGGTCGTCGTCAACGACTACGGCGTCTCGATCGACGGCGCCGAACCGAGCAGCGAGGTCGCCGACGCGGTGGTGAAGGAGATCCTGGCGGCGGGCGGCGAGGCGGTGGCCGTCGCCGACGACGTCTCGACCATGGCGGGCGGCCGGCACATCGTCGACACGGCGCTGGCGCGGTACGGGCGGATCGACGGGGTGGTGTGCGTGGCCGGCATCCTGCGCGAGCGGATGCTGTTCAACATGTCCGAGCAGGAGTGGGACCCGGTCCTCGCCACGCACCTCAAGGGCACGTTCACCGTGTTCCGGGCGGCCTCGGCGGTCATGCGCAAGCAGGGCTCGGGCACCCTGATCGGCTTCACCAGCGGGAACCACCAGGGCAGCGTGGCGCAGGCGAACTACAGCGCGGCGAAAGGGGGGATCATCTCGCTGGTACGCAGCGCGGCGCTCGGGCTGCACAAGTACGGGGTGACGGCCAACGCGGTCGCCCCGCTCGCCCGCACCCGGATGTCGGCGAACGTCCCCATGGAGCTCAAGGAGATGGGCTCGCCGGAGGACGTGGCGGCGCTGGTGGTCTATCTGCTGTCCTCGCGGGCCCACGACGAGGGCATCACCGGCCAGGTGTACACGATCGCGGGGCCCAAGATCGCGGTGTGGGCGCAGCCGCGGGAGCTTCGGGCGGGGTACGCGGAGGGGGCGTGGACGCCGGAGCGGATCGCGGACTTTCTGCCGGGGACGGTGGGGGTGGATCCCATGCCGATGCTGGCGCAGCTCGAGGCGATGGCTCGCGCGGCCTCGGAGGGCGCCCGCCCCAACGCCTAA
- a CDS encoding acyl-CoA dehydrogenase family protein, producing MEFHFNPQDTTFRQTARTWLTTHLAQQPPDWERELGKGGWIGIGWPDGTYGNRRATLTQQVVWAEEYARSAAPTRTGHIGENLLAPTLIAHGTLAQRARFLPPIARGEELWCQGYSEPGAGSDLAGIRTVARRDGDTYRITGQKIWISLAHEAHWCFVLARTEQGSRRHHGLSFLLVPMDQPGRIEVRPIRQLTGTSEFNEVFFDDARALADHVVGGEGNGWAVAMSLLALERGVSTLAQQIGFVGELERVVALAVAGGAVADPVLRARLVQQWAELKVMRWNALRTLGSSGEVGAPSVAKLLWGGWHRRLGELAMAVRGAAATAGPRDWTQDDPYALDPLQHLFLFSRADTIYGGSDEIQRTIIAERVLGLPREVRVP from the coding sequence GTGGAGTTCCACTTCAACCCCCAAGACACCACCTTCCGCCAAACCGCCCGAACCTGGCTCACCACCCATCTCGCCCAACAACCCCCCGATTGGGAAAGGGAGTTGGGCAAGGGCGGATGGATCGGCATCGGCTGGCCGGACGGCACGTACGGGAACCGGCGGGCCACCCTCACCCAGCAGGTCGTCTGGGCCGAGGAGTACGCCCGCTCCGCCGCCCCCACCCGCACCGGCCACATCGGCGAGAACCTCCTCGCCCCCACCCTCATCGCCCACGGCACCCTCGCCCAGCGCGCCCGCTTCCTGCCGCCGATCGCGCGCGGCGAGGAGCTGTGGTGCCAGGGCTACAGCGAGCCCGGCGCCGGCTCGGACCTGGCCGGCATCCGTACCGTCGCCCGCCGCGACGGCGACACGTACCGCATCACCGGCCAGAAGATCTGGATCTCGCTGGCCCACGAGGCCCACTGGTGCTTCGTGCTGGCCCGTACCGAGCAGGGCTCGCGGCGCCACCACGGGCTCTCGTTCCTGCTCGTACCGATGGACCAGCCGGGCAGGATCGAGGTCCGGCCGATCCGGCAGCTCACCGGGACGAGCGAGTTCAACGAGGTGTTCTTCGACGACGCGCGGGCCCTGGCCGACCACGTCGTGGGCGGCGAGGGCAACGGCTGGGCGGTCGCCATGAGTCTGCTCGCCCTCGAACGCGGGGTATCGACCCTGGCTCAACAGATCGGATTCGTCGGTGAGTTGGAGCGCGTCGTGGCACTCGCCGTGGCCGGTGGCGCGGTCGCGGATCCGGTGCTGCGCGCACGCCTCGTCCAGCAGTGGGCCGAGCTGAAGGTCATGCGCTGGAACGCCCTGCGGACGCTGGGGAGTTCGGGGGAGGTGGGCGCGCCCAGCGTGGCCAAGTTGCTGTGGGGCGGATGGCACCGGCGCCTCGGGGAGCTGGCGATGGCCGTGCGGGGGGCGGCAGCCACGGCAGGGCCCCGCGACTGGACGCAGGACGACCCCTACGCACTCGACCCGCTCCAGCACCTGTTCCTGTTCTCCAGGGCCGACACGATCTACGGCGGCTCGGACGAGATCCAGCGCACCATCATCGCCGAGCGGGTGCTCGGCCTGCCCAGGGAGGTCCGTGTTCCGTGA
- a CDS encoding Zn-dependent alcohol dehydrogenase → MRGVLFDGKQSQVVDDLEVRGPGPGEVLVAIAAAGLCHSDLSVIDGTIPFPVPVVLGHEGAGVVEEVGAGVTHVAPGDHVALSTLANCGACAECDRGRPTMCRKAIGMPGRPFSRGGAPVHQFASNSAFAERTLVKAVQAVKIPRDVPLTSAALIGCGVLTGVGAVLNRARVDIGDTVVVIGTGGIGLNVIQGARIAGASVIVAVDTNPAKEPLARQFGATHFLPSAEGARDILPNGADHAFECVGHPGLVRAAVDLLDRHGQAILLGMTAPTVEASFAPAALFLDKSILGCRYGSSRPQRDIPRYAELYRTGALLLDELVTRTYAVEDFTKAADDLHGGRVARGVLTF, encoded by the coding sequence GTGAGAGGTGTCCTTTTCGACGGGAAGCAGAGCCAGGTCGTCGACGATCTGGAGGTCAGAGGCCCGGGGCCGGGCGAGGTGCTCGTGGCGATCGCGGCGGCGGGCCTGTGCCATTCGGACCTGTCCGTCATCGACGGGACCATCCCGTTCCCGGTGCCGGTGGTCCTCGGGCACGAGGGCGCGGGCGTGGTCGAGGAGGTGGGCGCGGGGGTGACCCATGTGGCTCCGGGCGACCACGTCGCCCTGTCCACGCTCGCCAACTGCGGGGCCTGCGCGGAGTGCGACCGGGGCCGGCCGACGATGTGCCGCAAGGCCATCGGCATGCCGGGCCGCCCGTTCTCGCGGGGCGGGGCCCCGGTCCACCAGTTCGCCTCGAACTCGGCGTTCGCGGAACGCACCCTGGTCAAGGCCGTACAGGCGGTGAAGATCCCAAGGGACGTGCCGCTGACGTCGGCGGCGCTGATCGGCTGCGGGGTGCTGACCGGGGTGGGCGCGGTGCTGAACCGGGCCCGGGTGGACATCGGTGACACGGTCGTGGTCATCGGCACCGGCGGCATCGGCCTCAACGTCATCCAGGGTGCGCGCATCGCGGGCGCCTCGGTGATCGTCGCGGTGGACACCAACCCGGCGAAGGAGCCGCTGGCCAGGCAGTTCGGCGCGACCCACTTCCTGCCGTCGGCCGAGGGCGCCCGCGACATCCTCCCCAACGGCGCCGACCACGCCTTCGAGTGCGTGGGCCACCCCGGCCTGGTCCGCGCCGCCGTCGACCTCCTGGACCGCCACGGCCAGGCGATCCTCCTCGGCATGACCGCCCCCACGGTGGAGGCGTCCTTCGCGCCCGCCGCGCTGTTCCTCGACAAGTCCATCCTGGGCTGCCGCTACGGAAGCTCCCGCCCCCAACGCGACATCCCGCGCTACGCCGAGCTGTACCGCACGGGAGCGCTCCTGCTCGACGAGCTCGTCACCCGCACGTACGCCGTGGAGGACTTCACCAAGGCGGCGGACGACCTCCACGGTGGGCGGGTGGCGCGGGGGGTACTGACGTTCTGA